A genomic stretch from Desulfohalobium retbaense DSM 5692 includes:
- a CDS encoding valine--tRNA ligase, whose protein sequence is MAEAHLSKGYEPKDVEDRWLDHWRENQTFSPDAELEDGQPPYSIVIPPPNVTGTLHMGHALNLTLQDILCRYNRQKGKKVLWVPGTDHAGIATQNVVEKALAQEGTTRQELGREAFVERVWQWKEEYGGKILNQIQRMGASVDWSRLRFTMDEGLSRAVREVFVQLYEDGLIYQGNYIINWCPRCHTALADLEVEYAEKEGGLYEIRYPLASGEGHLVVATTRPETMLGDTALAVHPEDERFSHLIGQTAIVPLVEREIPIIGDSYVDREFGTGCLKVTPAHDPNDFELGRSHSLDSVRVIDDAGIMTEAAGSAYAGLDRFAARKQVVRDLEAQGALASQKKYLHNVGHCYRCDTPIEPTVSKQWFVAVGPLAKRARDAVADGKTRIVPGNWDKTYFEWLDNIRDWCISRQIWWGHRIPAWTCQECGKLIVSREDPTVCPDCGHTSLHQDEDVLDTWFSSALWPFSTLGWPDETQELATFYPTSVLVTGFDILFFWVARMMMMGLHFKDEVPFHDVYIHALVRDEDGRKMSKSTGNVIDPLDMVAKYGTDALRFTLTAFAAMGRDIKLSEKRIEGYRHFMNKIWNAARFALMHLPGDMGEPEPDPSDSLVHRWILHRLEEVKQAVGAALEEYRFNDAAQELYQFVWHEVCDWYLEMVKPELYGEDEAAKNRARSVLHTVLREVLVLLHPTIPFITAEIWNSLPGVGERDLAVEPLPASRPHLEDSSVQESMEFVQEVVVSVRTIRGELNINPSLPLTTLVRTNGEQADVLRGQEEVIRFLARIDSLQVDAELEAPKGAGTAVVRGAEIFVPLEGIVDFDAELARLEKELAKLDKTLQGIQGKLANANFVNKAPAAVVDKEKAKAAELEEKKAKMVTLQQRLQVMSG, encoded by the coding sequence ATGGCTGAAGCACATCTCTCCAAGGGCTATGAACCCAAGGACGTTGAAGACCGGTGGTTGGACCACTGGCGCGAGAACCAGACATTTTCTCCGGACGCCGAACTGGAGGACGGACAACCTCCCTACAGCATCGTTATTCCGCCGCCCAACGTCACCGGCACGCTGCATATGGGGCACGCCCTCAATTTGACGCTCCAGGATATATTGTGCCGTTATAATCGGCAAAAGGGGAAAAAGGTCCTCTGGGTGCCGGGCACTGATCACGCCGGCATCGCGACCCAGAATGTGGTCGAAAAAGCCCTGGCCCAGGAAGGGACAACCCGCCAGGAACTCGGCCGGGAAGCGTTTGTTGAGCGCGTTTGGCAGTGGAAAGAGGAGTATGGCGGCAAGATCCTGAACCAGATCCAGCGCATGGGCGCTTCCGTGGACTGGTCCCGGCTCCGTTTCACCATGGATGAAGGCTTGTCCCGGGCGGTGCGCGAAGTCTTCGTCCAGTTGTATGAAGACGGGCTGATCTACCAGGGCAATTACATTATCAATTGGTGTCCCCGCTGCCACACCGCTCTGGCCGATCTGGAAGTGGAGTACGCGGAAAAAGAAGGCGGTCTCTACGAAATCCGGTATCCGCTGGCTTCCGGCGAAGGCCATCTGGTCGTGGCCACGACGCGCCCGGAAACCATGCTCGGCGACACGGCCCTGGCCGTGCATCCGGAGGATGAGCGGTTCAGTCACCTCATCGGCCAGACCGCCATTGTTCCCCTGGTCGAACGGGAAATCCCGATCATCGGCGATTCCTATGTCGATCGCGAATTCGGGACCGGCTGTCTCAAGGTCACGCCGGCCCACGATCCCAACGACTTTGAACTCGGGCGCAGCCACAGCCTGGACTCGGTCCGGGTCATTGACGACGCCGGGATCATGACTGAAGCGGCCGGATCGGCCTACGCCGGCTTGGACCGGTTCGCGGCCCGCAAGCAGGTGGTCCGGGATCTCGAGGCCCAGGGGGCGCTGGCAAGCCAGAAGAAATATCTGCACAACGTCGGGCATTGCTACCGCTGCGACACTCCGATCGAGCCCACGGTCTCCAAGCAATGGTTTGTGGCCGTTGGCCCCCTGGCCAAGCGGGCCCGCGACGCCGTAGCCGACGGAAAGACCCGAATCGTGCCCGGCAATTGGGATAAGACCTATTTTGAATGGCTGGATAATATCCGGGATTGGTGCATTTCGCGTCAGATCTGGTGGGGCCACCGTATCCCGGCCTGGACTTGCCAGGAGTGCGGCAAACTCATTGTCAGCCGCGAGGACCCCACGGTATGTCCCGATTGCGGCCATACCAGCCTGCACCAGGACGAAGATGTCCTGGACACCTGGTTTTCTTCGGCCCTGTGGCCGTTTTCCACGCTGGGCTGGCCGGACGAGACCCAGGAGTTGGCAACCTTTTATCCGACTTCGGTTTTGGTCACCGGCTTCGATATTCTCTTTTTCTGGGTCGCCAGGATGATGATGATGGGACTGCACTTCAAGGACGAGGTCCCGTTTCACGACGTGTATATCCATGCCCTGGTCCGGGATGAGGACGGCCGGAAGATGAGCAAATCCACGGGGAATGTCATCGATCCCCTGGATATGGTTGCCAAATACGGCACCGACGCCTTGCGGTTTACGTTGACCGCGTTTGCGGCCATGGGCCGGGATATCAAGCTCTCCGAGAAGCGCATTGAAGGCTATCGCCATTTCATGAACAAGATCTGGAACGCGGCCCGCTTCGCGTTGATGCACCTGCCTGGGGACATGGGTGAACCCGAGCCGGATCCCTCTGACTCCCTGGTCCACCGCTGGATCCTGCATCGCCTGGAAGAGGTCAAGCAGGCGGTGGGGGCGGCCCTGGAAGAATACCGGTTCAATGATGCGGCCCAGGAACTCTACCAGTTTGTCTGGCACGAGGTCTGCGACTGGTATCTGGAAATGGTCAAGCCGGAACTCTACGGCGAAGACGAAGCGGCCAAAAACAGGGCCAGAAGTGTGCTGCACACGGTGCTGCGAGAAGTCCTGGTCCTTTTGCATCCGACCATTCCGTTTATCACCGCGGAAATCTGGAACAGCCTGCCCGGTGTGGGCGAGCGTGACCTGGCCGTGGAGCCGTTACCCGCCAGCCGCCCGCACCTGGAAGATTCGAGCGTCCAGGAATCCATGGAATTCGTCCAGGAAGTGGTTGTCAGTGTTCGGACTATACGCGGCGAACTGAATATCAATCCCTCCTTACCCCTGACCACGCTGGTGCGCACCAACGGCGAACAAGCCGATGTCCTGCGCGGGCAGGAGGAGGTCATCCGCTTTTTGGCCCGGATCGATTCACTCCAGGTGGATGCAGAACTGGAGGCTCCCAAGGGGGCTGGGACAGCGGTGGTCCGCGGGGCTGAAATTTTTGTCCCGTTGGAGGGGATCGTAGATTTTGACGCGGAACTGGCCCGCCTGGAAAAGGAACTCGCCAAACTCGACAAGACCCTGCAAGGGATTCAAGGCAAGTTGGCCAACGCGAATTTCGTGAACAAGGCGCCGGCCGCTGTTGTGGACAAGGAAAAAGCCAAAGCGGCGGAACTC